The Pseudomonas graminis region GCGTGTAAGAGCTAACGTTCTGAGCCTGAATTTTGGCTTCGATTTCGTCCTTGAGCTCTTCGCAGGGCTTGGGGGCGGCAAAGGCACTGGTGGTCAGCGCACCGAGAATCAGGATTGCGGCGATACGTTTCATGATCGACTCCTTCGACACCGTGCGACACGCATCGGCCTTGCATGTGACCGTGGGGGCGCACGCCGGTTCTGGCGCGTCCATAACGAAGATGGCCCGCAATTGCGGGCCACCGAATGCAACAGTAACGCGAATCAGCTCACGAGGGTGGCATCGAGCGTGATCTTGGCGTTCAGTACTTTCGAAACCGGGCAGCCTTCCTTCGCATCGTTGGTCAGCTTCTCGAACTGTTCCTGGGTAGCGCCAGGGATTTTGGCTTTCAGTGTCAGGTGTACCGCAGTAATCGCGAAACCGCCGTCGACTTGATCCAGGGTGACGTCAGCGGTGGTGTCGATGCTGTCGGCTTTCAGGTTGGCATTGCCGAGGATCATCGACAGGGCCATCGAGAAGCAGCCAGCGTGGGCTGCGCCGATCAATTCTTCCGGGTTGGTGCCCTTGC contains the following coding sequences:
- a CDS encoding DUF1161 domain-containing protein, with translation MKRIAAILILGALTTSAFAAPKPCEELKDEIEAKIQAQNVSSYTLEVVTNEEVHDQNMVVGTCENGTRKIIYQNNDR
- a CDS encoding OsmC family protein; protein product: MSIVKKASAHWEGDLKSGIGSISTETGVLREAPYGFKARFEGGKGTNPEELIGAAHAGCFSMALSMILGNANLKADSIDTTADVTLDQVDGGFAITAVHLTLKAKIPGATQEQFEKLTNDAKEGCPVSKVLNAKITLDATLVS